A stretch of Ignavibacteria bacterium DNA encodes these proteins:
- the truA gene encoding tRNA pseudouridine(38-40) synthase TruA, protein MNFILPTPYICEMNSLALLLEYEGTNYVGWQNQPNGQSVQQMIENAIVDTFGVDQQIVGSGRTDSGVHARGQVAHVHLPEGSHRIPMDKVHVALNTHLPRDIRVRAACGVTEEFHARFDAVSREYIYVITKQASVFSRTFAWTPELPFDAARFAEATHAFEGLHDFTAISKHNPSTGSYMCNVESCRVEEHADRFLVRIRADRFVYGMCRAIIGTAMTVARGKIEYSDAETLLASGVRSGQAPLAPPQGLVLNHVRYRNGIFDDENYF, encoded by the coding sequence ATGAACTTCATACTTCCAACTCCATACATTTGTGAAATGAATTCCCTCGCCCTCTTACTTGAATACGAAGGTACTAACTATGTAGGTTGGCAAAACCAGCCGAACGGTCAGTCAGTTCAACAAATGATCGAAAATGCGATAGTGGATACATTTGGCGTGGATCAGCAGATCGTCGGTTCAGGACGCACCGATTCCGGCGTCCATGCACGTGGTCAAGTAGCTCATGTTCACCTACCGGAAGGCTCACATCGTATTCCAATGGACAAGGTCCATGTTGCTCTCAACACCCATCTGCCGCGAGATATTCGTGTGCGTGCGGCCTGCGGAGTAACGGAAGAGTTTCATGCTCGATTCGATGCTGTGTCACGAGAGTACATCTATGTGATCACAAAGCAGGCATCAGTCTTCTCACGGACCTTTGCCTGGACACCGGAACTTCCATTCGACGCTGCAAGATTCGCCGAAGCGACCCATGCCTTTGAAGGACTTCATGATTTCACGGCCATCTCGAAACATAATCCGTCCACGGGGTCGTATATGTGCAACGTGGAATCATGCAGGGTGGAAGAACACGCCGACCGCTTCCTCGTTCGTATTCGAGCGGATCGATTCGTCTACGGAATGTGTCGAGCGATCATTGGTACGGCTATGACCGTTGCACGCGGAAAGATCGAATATTCAGATGCTGAGACATTGTTGGCATCTGGTGTACGGTCCGGTCAGGCTCCACTAGCTCCCCCGCAAGGGTTGGTACTGAACCATGTCCGTTACCGGAATGGTATTTTCGATGACGAGAATTACTTCTAA
- a CDS encoding M48 family metalloprotease has product MTVFLNRRRSTILFAVIASSLLLTYCGAINVFPVSEDQRLGAQFDKEIKSDPKQYPPYSNPKAQQYVQSIIDRIIQSPEVKYRGKFSYKVQLIKDDAMINAFCTPGGYIYVYTGLLKAIDNEATLAGVLGHEIAHAEQRHSTDRMTTQLGMQTMMDIALGTNKDQNLELAANAFTGLGLLKNSRSDEEEADDYSFRYLRSTQWFPGGILYFFDKVKGRGGSSIERLLSTHPLPQDRIDETNARLKKANIPPPTEAQLNTRGYTEFKRTL; this is encoded by the coding sequence ATGACTGTGTTTCTGAACCGACGCCGATCGACGATCCTTTTCGCAGTGATCGCTTCGTCATTGCTCCTTACCTATTGCGGTGCCATCAATGTCTTTCCTGTAAGCGAGGATCAACGCCTCGGAGCTCAATTCGACAAAGAGATCAAGTCCGATCCCAAGCAGTATCCTCCGTATTCGAATCCGAAAGCACAGCAATATGTTCAGTCGATCATCGATAGGATCATTCAATCCCCCGAAGTGAAGTATCGCGGGAAGTTCTCCTACAAGGTTCAGTTGATCAAGGACGACGCGATGATCAACGCGTTCTGTACTCCGGGCGGTTATATCTACGTCTATACCGGTTTGCTAAAGGCCATCGACAATGAGGCCACCTTGGCTGGTGTACTTGGCCATGAGATCGCCCATGCCGAACAACGCCATTCAACGGACCGCATGACCACACAACTCGGCATGCAGACAATGATGGATATCGCACTTGGGACCAATAAGGATCAGAATCTAGAACTCGCAGCGAACGCGTTTACAGGACTTGGACTTCTGAAGAACAGCAGGTCTGATGAAGAAGAGGCCGACGATTATTCATTCCGCTACCTCCGGTCAACACAGTGGTTCCCAGGCGGTATCCTGTACTTCTTTGATAAGGTCAAGGGGCGTGGTGGTTCGTCCATCGAGCGGCTCCTGAGCACTCATCCGTTACCTCAAGACCGGATTGACGAAACGAATGCGCGATTGAAAAAGGCGAACATTCCGCCCCCTACCGAAGCACAGCTCAATACTCGCGGCTATACGGAATTCAAACGAACACTATGA
- a CDS encoding M55 family metallopeptidase, with protein sequence MKIFIAADMEGATGVVHHDQLMPDGRGYAAAQRLLTGDVNAAIDGVLRVVPNATFVVGDGHGPMRNIILQELHESAELVIGSAKPINKPLCQLEGVDGSFDLAFMVGYHSKAGTPSGLLAHTYIGSLVREWRLNGIPVGEVQMNAAVLGTFGVPVGLVVGNSDLEAEVRTWDANVAFVSTKRTLGPTAAICATPARTRSLIADAAARVAAENIRAAIYNVGATRIEVDTYRREQCDKASTEHGIRVLGDSTIVSEAADAAEAYRLMWRACTRALDETPAWLA encoded by the coding sequence ATGAAGATCTTTATCGCTGCTGACATGGAAGGGGCCACCGGGGTGGTCCATCACGACCAACTCATGCCCGATGGAAGGGGCTATGCAGCGGCACAACGACTGCTCACGGGAGATGTGAATGCGGCCATTGATGGCGTGCTTCGCGTGGTTCCGAACGCTACGTTCGTTGTTGGAGACGGACATGGACCGATGCGGAATATCATTCTTCAGGAACTGCATGAGTCGGCAGAGCTCGTTATCGGCTCCGCAAAACCGATCAACAAGCCCCTTTGTCAACTTGAAGGGGTAGATGGGTCGTTTGACCTGGCCTTTATGGTGGGGTATCACAGCAAGGCAGGAACACCTTCCGGACTTTTGGCTCACACGTATATCGGAAGCCTGGTCAGAGAATGGCGACTCAACGGTATTCCGGTGGGTGAAGTGCAGATGAATGCTGCCGTTCTGGGAACGTTCGGAGTACCCGTGGGACTCGTGGTGGGCAACAGCGATCTGGAGGCTGAAGTGCGAACCTGGGACGCAAACGTAGCGTTCGTGTCTACCAAGCGCACGTTAGGTCCAACCGCTGCGATCTGTGCTACACCAGCACGTACACGTTCCTTGATCGCAGATGCTGCTGCTCGTGTCGCTGCAGAGAACATCCGCGCTGCGATATATAACGTAGGTGCCACAAGGATCGAGGTTGACACCTATCGACGTGAACAATGCGACAAGGCATCGACGGAACACGGGATAAGAGTTCTGGGTGATTCTACGATCGTTTCAGAGGCTGCTGATGCAGCTGAAGCCTACCGTCTCATGTGGCGTGCGTGTACAAGGGCATTGGACGAGACGCCGGCATGGCTTGCCTAA
- a CDS encoding DNA polymerase III subunit alpha — MFASLHTRSHFSFLDGASSPEEHAAEASRLGHAAIAITDMLGVFAAVRLQRACIEHSITPIMGTDLVCSGSVVSLLAMDHVGYAEICSLISKIRTDPDYEIYDGLSKLERCILILHGLSAERETIEMVLDKLPRQRAFMGIGHDGRPWARRRAGQIVEMARSHSLPVVIAQDVRYATCDRYAAHDLMTCIREGITIYEPHPKRPVNDKQGLRSEAELRSLLPWPEAFDAVDEIVRQCAFNIIPEHITPPSAQLQPGENATEVLRAACEEAFPRRYTERACEARILLEHELRVIGDLELSDFFLVVKEVVDESKRRGIRCSGRGSAANSIVAYLLGITGVCPIQHHLLFERFLHRGRKGTPDIDVDFDSDRRDEVISWMEERFGTDRTAMTATLIMYRARMAVRDAAKALGWPMETVNKLSKCVPSWTNKDVDEFREDLSAVCGDVPLLDVLLRAVHLLLDHPRHLGLHSGGMILSSRPLTDLTPVQRSANGVAVVQFDKDDVEAMGLVKFDVLGLRMLACVSEAVELVLHHTGTVLDIDELPLDDPATFVLIRSGRTLGIFQIESQGQMHLLAKHQPETFDDLVTEVALFRPGPLQGGMVHPYIARRKGTQPVTYLHPDLEPILRDTLGIVLFQEQVLEIAHKFAGMPLDEADDFRALVSKNRDRVLMEAMRERFIQGAMVRGVDRTSAEQVYEKVSHFVGYGFCRSHAAAFAKIVYQSAWLKTHHPAAYMAAFMQHRPGMYNLMTLEEESRRFGVDILLPNMAISGMRYTLETKTDGTAAIRKPLTSVSNVSEEVARMIVWERSRAPFTSIEDIVVRLPDVPRDALDALALSGAMEPWEKDARRAMWMVGVVKRRASGTPTPLVHVPMLHEDDIPKLPEMRAQERLAYDYITHGAARLHPMTLYRRGLIDMEVRPIEMIKRLAVTPGLRVTTAGIVILRQAPATAHGMLFVTIEDETGFLQCVVRPEIRDLFRKDLRSASLVVKGTLHGTANWRGVMVDDVRVLTNVIGGYHGHLSYAGGTDTLEVGLQEQERANVQ; from the coding sequence GGTGCCTCATCCCCAGAAGAGCATGCAGCTGAAGCATCACGTCTAGGTCATGCGGCAATTGCCATAACAGACATGCTAGGTGTCTTTGCTGCTGTGAGACTCCAGCGAGCTTGTATCGAACATAGTATCACACCGATCATGGGCACAGACCTTGTATGCAGCGGTTCGGTCGTATCACTTCTTGCAATGGATCATGTAGGCTACGCTGAGATATGCTCACTCATCTCGAAGATTCGCACAGATCCAGACTATGAGATCTATGATGGACTGTCGAAACTTGAACGGTGTATTCTCATTCTCCACGGACTCTCTGCTGAGCGGGAGACGATCGAAATGGTTCTTGATAAGCTCCCTAGACAAAGGGCGTTTATGGGGATCGGTCATGATGGCAGGCCATGGGCCAGACGCAGGGCCGGACAGATCGTAGAGATGGCCCGTTCACATTCTCTTCCCGTTGTCATCGCCCAAGATGTACGGTATGCTACATGTGATCGGTATGCTGCCCATGATCTCATGACCTGTATACGAGAAGGCATCACGATCTATGAGCCCCATCCCAAACGTCCTGTGAATGATAAACAAGGCCTTCGCAGTGAAGCTGAGCTGCGATCACTGCTTCCATGGCCTGAGGCATTCGATGCTGTGGACGAGATCGTCCGACAATGTGCGTTCAATATCATACCAGAACATATCACACCACCTTCTGCTCAGTTACAACCTGGTGAGAATGCTACCGAGGTTTTACGTGCTGCGTGTGAAGAAGCCTTTCCACGACGCTACACTGAACGGGCATGCGAGGCTCGCATCTTACTCGAACATGAATTACGTGTGATCGGTGATCTTGAACTCTCGGACTTCTTCCTTGTTGTGAAGGAAGTTGTCGATGAATCCAAGCGGCGTGGCATACGATGCTCAGGCAGAGGCTCAGCAGCGAATTCTATCGTTGCCTACCTACTCGGTATCACAGGGGTATGTCCGATCCAGCACCATCTTCTGTTTGAACGATTCCTTCATAGGGGGCGAAAGGGTACACCAGATATTGACGTGGATTTCGATAGCGACAGACGTGATGAGGTGATCTCTTGGATGGAAGAACGTTTTGGTACGGATAGAACGGCTATGACGGCAACGTTGATCATGTATCGTGCCCGCATGGCCGTACGTGATGCAGCCAAGGCACTTGGATGGCCGATGGAGACCGTGAACAAACTTTCGAAATGTGTTCCGTCGTGGACGAACAAAGATGTTGATGAGTTTCGCGAGGATCTCTCTGCGGTTTGTGGAGATGTTCCACTGCTCGATGTTCTCTTGAGAGCAGTTCACCTTCTTCTTGATCACCCACGTCACCTCGGATTGCACTCAGGGGGCATGATCCTCTCCTCCCGGCCGCTCACGGATCTCACTCCGGTGCAACGGTCTGCCAATGGTGTTGCTGTTGTACAGTTCGACAAAGATGATGTTGAAGCTATGGGGCTTGTGAAGTTCGATGTGCTTGGACTACGCATGCTTGCATGTGTGAGTGAAGCCGTTGAACTTGTATTGCACCATACCGGAACCGTCCTGGATATCGATGAATTGCCGCTTGATGATCCTGCTACGTTCGTGCTCATTCGCAGCGGTCGTACGCTAGGCATCTTTCAGATCGAATCACAAGGCCAGATGCACCTGCTTGCCAAGCACCAGCCGGAGACGTTCGATGATCTAGTCACTGAGGTTGCTCTCTTCCGTCCGGGTCCGCTTCAGGGAGGGATGGTTCACCCATATATCGCAAGGCGGAAAGGCACTCAGCCTGTGACCTATCTCCATCCTGATCTGGAACCGATCCTCCGTGATACACTCGGCATCGTACTCTTCCAAGAACAGGTTCTGGAGATCGCTCACAAGTTCGCAGGTATGCCGCTTGATGAAGCTGATGACTTTCGAGCGCTGGTATCGAAGAATCGAGACAGAGTGCTGATGGAGGCAATGCGAGAACGTTTCATTCAAGGAGCGATGGTACGAGGCGTAGACCGGACGAGTGCCGAACAAGTCTATGAGAAGGTGTCGCACTTTGTTGGGTATGGCTTCTGCCGGTCGCATGCAGCGGCATTTGCCAAGATCGTCTACCAAAGCGCATGGCTCAAGACCCATCATCCGGCTGCATACATGGCTGCTTTCATGCAACACCGTCCGGGGATGTACAATCTGATGACGCTTGAAGAAGAATCTCGCAGGTTCGGCGTAGATATCCTGTTGCCGAACATGGCGATCTCAGGTATGCGCTATACACTTGAGACAAAGACCGACGGAACAGCTGCGATCCGCAAGCCCCTTACAAGTGTCTCGAATGTGAGCGAGGAGGTAGCACGAATGATCGTATGGGAACGTTCTCGTGCCCCATTCACGAGCATTGAGGACATTGTTGTGCGACTGCCAGACGTACCGCGTGATGCTCTAGATGCCCTGGCATTATCAGGAGCAATGGAACCATGGGAGAAGGATGCTCGCAGAGCGATGTGGATGGTAGGAGTTGTAAAGCGAAGAGCGTCGGGTACACCAACTCCGCTTGTCCATGTTCCCATGCTGCATGAGGACGACATTCCAAAACTACCGGAGATGCGCGCACAAGAACGTCTAGCGTATGACTACATCACGCATGGTGCTGCCCGACTTCATCCAATGACGCTGTATCGAAGGGGGCTTATCGATATGGAGGTACGCCCTATCGAAATGATCAAGCGTCTAGCTGTGACCCCCGGACTTCGTGTAACAACGGCCGGGATCGTCATTCTACGTCAAGCACCCGCAACAGCACACGGTATGCTCTTTGTTACCATCGAAGACGAGACCGGCTTTCTTCAATGTGTTGTGCGACCGGAGATCCGAGATCTCTTCCGGAAGGATCTTCGCAGTGCATCGTTGGTCGTAAAAGGTACGCTTCATGGCACAGCCAATTGGCGCGGTGTAATGGTCGATGACGTGCGCGTTCTCACGAATGTGATAGGAGGATATCACGGTCACCTCTCCTATGCCGGCGGAACGGATACCTTGGAAGTTGGTCTCCAAGAACAGGAAAGGGCCAATGTTCAATGA
- the mtaB gene encoding tRNA (N(6)-L-threonylcarbamoyladenosine(37)-C(2))-methylthiotransferase MtaB, translated as MRIALHTLGCKLNYSETATVRDELVQRGHVVVPFSEEADVLLVNTCSVTENADTECRKIIRRGLRTSPNASVVITGCYAQLQPEEIASIDGVKAVVGMTQKFNIGEKLDEIVSSASPRIYVDEISTATVFTGSRTGRGDSRTRSFFKIQDGCDYSCTFCTIPLARGPARAMSLSAIRQELESIAREGYHEVVLSGINLGEYRGENDERFIDVLKMIDDYEPPYRVRISSIEPNTLSTEIIDLIAASKTFVPHLHVPLQSGSADVLRSMRRRYNPTKYREMAAHVASTMPHAALGIDVIVGFPGETDELFEETVTFLQGLPFTYLHVFTYSERENTPASSMPGHIDVSLRRARTQRLRAMSNERTARFHTEQCGSTRVMIPEGFDPATGMWDGWTENHVCVKLEAPSTLIKRPYRVQLQRVENDAVRVVPLETLDLNAPPILHVLNQSEHS; from the coding sequence GGGTCACGTGGTAGTGCCGTTCTCTGAAGAAGCGGACGTACTGTTAGTCAATACCTGTTCGGTTACGGAGAATGCTGATACCGAATGCCGTAAGATCATTCGAAGGGGGCTTCGCACCTCTCCCAATGCATCTGTTGTGATCACCGGGTGCTATGCTCAGTTACAGCCGGAGGAGATCGCCAGCATCGACGGAGTGAAGGCCGTTGTTGGTATGACGCAGAAGTTCAACATCGGTGAGAAGTTGGACGAGATCGTATCGAGCGCTTCGCCACGGATCTATGTTGACGAGATATCAACCGCAACGGTGTTCACCGGGTCGAGAACCGGTCGCGGTGATTCTCGTACACGATCGTTCTTCAAGATCCAGGATGGCTGTGACTATTCGTGTACATTCTGCACAATTCCACTCGCAAGAGGTCCAGCTAGAGCTATGTCGCTTTCAGCAATCCGTCAAGAGCTTGAGTCCATCGCTCGCGAAGGCTACCACGAGGTTGTTCTCTCCGGGATCAATCTTGGCGAATACCGCGGTGAGAACGACGAACGGTTCATTGATGTGTTGAAAATGATCGATGACTATGAGCCACCGTATCGAGTTCGCATATCGTCGATCGAGCCAAATACACTCTCGACAGAGATCATCGATCTGATAGCTGCATCAAAGACGTTTGTCCCGCATCTCCATGTTCCGCTGCAAAGTGGTTCGGCGGATGTGCTACGGAGCATGCGCCGGAGATACAACCCAACAAAGTACCGGGAGATGGCAGCACACGTTGCCTCGACGATGCCACATGCGGCTCTGGGGATAGACGTGATCGTAGGATTCCCGGGCGAAACAGATGAACTGTTTGAAGAGACGGTGACCTTCCTTCAGGGCCTGCCATTCACGTATTTGCATGTGTTCACGTATTCTGAGCGTGAGAATACTCCTGCCAGTTCCATGCCCGGTCACATTGATGTTTCCCTTCGCAGAGCACGCACGCAAAGACTTCGAGCGATGTCCAACGAGCGCACCGCGCGATTCCATACTGAACAGTGTGGCAGCACTCGTGTGATGATCCCGGAAGGGTTCGACCCTGCAACTGGAATGTGGGATGGCTGGACGGAGAATCATGTCTGCGTCAAACTCGAAGCGCCGTCGACCTTGATCAAGAGACCGTATCGCGTTCAATTGCAACGCGTAGAAAATGATGCCGTTCGCGTAGTCCCGCTTGAGACACTCGACCTCAATGCGCCGCCAATTCTCCATGTCCTCAATCAATCGGAACATTCATGA